A section of the Hippea jasoniae genome encodes:
- the rplO gene encoding 50S ribosomal protein L15: MELYELPQIVKKRKRVGRGDGSGWGTTAGKGNKGERARSGGAKPAYFEGGQTPIYRRLPKRGFKNPFRVEYEIVNVDKLEKYCSDGDLVDINYLVEHRLIKGNKPVKILGGGELTKAITVIADAFSKTAKEKIEKAGGKVEVLQ; encoded by the coding sequence ATGGAACTTTATGAACTGCCGCAAATAGTTAAAAAAAGAAAAAGGGTAGGTAGAGGAGACGGTTCTGGCTGGGGCACAACAGCTGGCAAGGGTAATAAGGGTGAAAGGGCAAGGTCTGGCGGTGCAAAACCGGCTTATTTTGAAGGCGGACAGACACCTATCTACAGACGCCTACCAAAAAGGGGTTTTAAGAATCCCTTTAGAGTTGAGTATGAGATTGTGAATGTCGATAAACTTGAAAAGTATTGCTCAGATGGCGATCTTGTTGATATAAATTACCTTGTTGAGCACAGGCTTATAAAGGGCAATAAACCTGTTAAAATCCTTGGTGGCGGTGAATTAACAAAAGCTATAACCGTTATTGCTGATGCATTCTCAAAAACAGCCAAAGAAAAGATAGAAAAAGCTGGTGGTAAAGTAGAGGTATTACAGTGA
- the rpmD gene encoding 50S ribosomal protein L30 — protein sequence MADLKITLTRSLIGQKPSIRKTAIALGLKRPNKFVIRKDSPYIRGMIKKISFMVKVEEL from the coding sequence ATGGCTGATCTGAAAATTACTCTAACAAGAAGTTTAATTGGTCAAAAACCTTCAATAAGAAAAACGGCAATTGCTTTGGGTTTGAAAAGGCCAAATAAATTTGTAATAAGGAAAGATTCACCCTACATAAGAGGAATGATTAAGAAAATTTCCTTTATGGTAAAAGTTGAAGAATTATAG
- the rpsE gene encoding 30S ribosomal protein S5, whose amino-acid sequence MAVEKEFEEQVITIKRVTKVVKGGRRFRFSALVAVGDKNGRVGLGLGKSHEVPEAIKKAIEKAKKNLITVPITEDGTIPHQLEVKEGAGRVLIKPARPGTGIIAGNTARAILEVCGIRNIVTKSIGSNNVYNLSHALLKALSLLRDKDEIFKVRGLK is encoded by the coding sequence ATGGCGGTTGAGAAAGAGTTTGAAGAGCAGGTTATAACTATAAAGAGGGTTACCAAGGTTGTTAAAGGCGGAAGGAGATTTAGATTTTCTGCTTTAGTAGCAGTTGGTGATAAAAACGGAAGAGTGGGGCTTGGACTTGGTAAATCACATGAGGTTCCAGAGGCTATTAAAAAGGCAATAGAGAAGGCAAAGAAGAATTTGATTACGGTTCCTATAACAGAAGATGGCACGATTCCTCATCAGCTTGAGGTCAAAGAGGGTGCCGGCAGGGTTTTGATTAAACCAGCAAGGCCAGGTACGGGAATTATTGCCGGTAACACAGCAAGGGCAATATTAGAGGTGTGCGGCATCAGAAATATTGTTACAAAGTCTATTGGTTCTAATAATGTGTACAATCTTTCCCATGCTCTATTGAAAGCGTTGAGTTTATTGAGAGATAAGGATGAAATCTTCAAAGTAAGAGGACTTAAGTGA
- the rplR gene encoding 50S ribosomal protein L18 translates to MAKIDRKAERKRRKLRIKYKIRGTKERPRLCVYKSLNHIYAQIIDDEAQQTIVSASTLDIDLRDKVKGCNISSAKVVGEAIAKKALEKGIDKVVFDRNGYIYHGKVKALAESAREAGLKF, encoded by the coding sequence ATGGCAAAAATAGATAGAAAAGCCGAAAGAAAAAGAAGAAAACTCAGAATTAAATACAAAATCAGAGGAACTAAAGAAAGACCAAGATTGTGCGTATATAAAAGCCTCAATCATATTTATGCTCAAATTATTGACGATGAAGCCCAGCAAACAATTGTATCTGCATCGACATTGGATATCGATTTAAGGGATAAGGTAAAGGGATGCAATATATCATCGGCAAAGGTTGTTGGTGAGGCTATAGCAAAAAAGGCTTTAGAGAAAGGTATAGATAAGGTTGTTTTTGATAGAAACGGATATATCTATCACGGTAAAGTGAAGGCTTTAGCAGAAAGCGCTCGAGAAGCCGGACTTAAATTTTAG
- the rplF gene encoding 50S ribosomal protein L6, whose amino-acid sequence MSRIGRQPIPIPAGVEVQIKDGEVFVKGPKGQLSQGFDGNYVSVEKDDKFIYIKSVNDSKKAKAMHGLYRSLINNAVEGVSKGFSKVLQIEGVGYKAQASGNKLTLTVGFSHDVVYNVPDGVKVEVDKKGVEITVSGIDKQLVGLVASQIRAIKPPEPYKGKGIRYKGEYVRRKMGKAASK is encoded by the coding sequence ATGTCAAGGATAGGAAGACAACCTATCCCTATTCCAGCAGGGGTAGAGGTTCAGATTAAAGATGGAGAGGTTTTTGTTAAAGGACCTAAGGGTCAGTTAAGTCAGGGTTTTGATGGCAACTATGTAAGTGTAGAAAAGGACGATAAATTTATTTATATAAAGTCTGTTAACGATTCAAAGAAAGCCAAAGCTATGCATGGGCTTTACAGAAGCCTTATCAATAATGCAGTTGAGGGTGTCTCAAAGGGATTTTCAAAGGTTTTGCAGATTGAGGGTGTTGGATATAAGGCTCAAGCAAGCGGTAATAAGCTAACCTTAACCGTTGGTTTTTCTCACGATGTTGTTTACAATGTGCCTGATGGTGTTAAGGTTGAGGTTGATAAAAAGGGCGTTGAGATAACTGTATCGGGTATAGATAAGCAGCTTGTAGGACTTGTGGCAAGCCAGATTAGGGCTATCAAACCACCAGAACCCTACAAGGGTAAAGGCATTAGATACAAAGGCGAATATGTCAGAAGAAAAATGGGTAAGGCTGCAAGCAAATAA
- the rpsH gene encoding 30S ribosomal protein S8, whose amino-acid sequence MSKKVADCLSKIKNGLKAKHEYVDVASNNLVENVCRILKEEGYISDYKKLDNVGSRNIVRVFLKYADENKRKPVIMSMKMVSKPSRRIYISADEIKPVMNGLGIGIISTSKGVMTTKEAKKLGIGGEYICEVF is encoded by the coding sequence ATGAGTAAGAAGGTAGCAGATTGCTTGTCTAAGATTAAGAATGGGCTTAAAGCAAAGCATGAGTATGTTGATGTAGCAAGTAATAACCTTGTTGAGAATGTGTGCAGGATTTTAAAAGAGGAAGGTTATATATCAGACTACAAAAAGCTGGATAATGTTGGTAGTAGAAATATCGTCAGAGTATTTTTAAAATACGCTGACGAGAACAAAAGGAAGCCGGTTATTATGTCTATGAAGATGGTTTCCAAGCCTTCCAGAAGGATTTACATATCTGCTGATGAGATAAAGCCTGTAATGAACGGTCTGGGCATTGGCATCATATCCACTTCAAAGGGTGTAATGACAACAAAGGAAGCCAAGAAGCTTGGCATTGGCGGTGAATACATCTGTGAGGTATTTTAA
- a CDS encoding type Z 30S ribosomal protein S14: MARKALIEKSKRPPKFKVRARNRCQICGRPRGYIRKFGICRVCFRTLAGKGEIPGVKKASW; this comes from the coding sequence ATGGCAAGAAAAGCTCTGATAGAGAAATCAAAAAGGCCCCCAAAGTTTAAGGTAAGGGCCAGAAACAGATGTCAGATCTGCGGGAGACCAAGGGGATATATAAGAAAATTCGGTATTTGTAGAGTATGTTTTAGGACATTGGCCGGTAAAGGCGAAATTCCTGGCGTAAAAAAGGCAAGTTGGTAG
- the rplE gene encoding 50S ribosomal protein L5, whose amino-acid sequence MPRLKTIYREEIIPRLMKEFSYKNVMQVPKIEKIVVNVGLAEGMHDIKLLESVLDELAIITGQRGVITRARKSIANFKLRKGMPIGCKVTLRGDRAYEFLDRFISFAIPRIRDFRGVPLKGFDGRGNYTLGITEQLIFPEINYDKIAKIHGLSVTIVTTAETDQEAKALLEAFGMPFRKSN is encoded by the coding sequence ATTCCAAGGCTAAAGACAATCTACAGGGAAGAAATAATTCCTCGCTTGATGAAAGAGTTTTCATATAAAAATGTTATGCAGGTTCCAAAGATTGAAAAAATCGTTGTGAATGTGGGACTTGCTGAGGGTATGCACGATATCAAGCTGTTAGAAAGTGTTTTAGATGAGCTTGCAATTATTACAGGTCAGAGGGGCGTGATTACCAGGGCAAGAAAGTCTATTGCAAACTTTAAGTTAAGAAAAGGTATGCCTATTGGCTGTAAGGTAACTTTGCGCGGGGACAGGGCTTATGAGTTTTTAGATAGATTTATTTCATTTGCCATTCCGCGTATCAGGGATTTCAGGGGTGTGCCGCTTAAAGGTTTTGACGGCAGGGGTAATTACACACTGGGAATTACAGAGCAGTTGATTTTCCCTGAGATCAATTACGACAAGATTGCAAAGATTCATGGTTTATCGGTCACGATTGTTACGACAGCCGAAACCGACCAAGAGGCTAAAGCTTTACTTGAGGCATTTGGTATGCCGTTTAGAAAATCCAATTAA
- the rplX gene encoding 50S ribosomal protein L24 — MNRIRTKLKKNDKVKVIAGKDKGKEGTIISFVREKNRVIVEGVNIVKKHVKASATTKGGIIEKEAPIHISNVMLVCPHCNKPTRVGIRLLESGEKVRYCKKCGGTI, encoded by the coding sequence ATGAACAGGATAAGAACAAAGCTAAAGAAAAACGATAAGGTTAAGGTTATAGCAGGTAAGGATAAGGGTAAAGAGGGAACAATTATCTCGTTTGTAAGAGAGAAAAACAGGGTGATTGTGGAAGGTGTCAATATTGTTAAAAAACATGTAAAGGCATCGGCCACGACAAAGGGTGGAATAATTGAAAAAGAGGCACCTATCCATATTTCCAATGTTATGCTTGTATGTCCCCACTGCAATAAACCCACAAGGGTAGGGATTCGTTTATTAGAGAGTGGCGAAAAGGTGCGCTACTGCAAAAAATGCGGTGGGACAATCTAA
- the rplN gene encoding 50S ribosomal protein L14, with protein MIQPYTMLKVADNSGAKRIMCIKVLGGTRKRYARVGDIIVASVKEADPNGKVKKGDVVKAVVVRTKKEFRRPDGTYIKFDENAAVLINNQKEPIGTRIFGPVVRELRAKEFTKIISLAPEVL; from the coding sequence ATGATACAGCCATACACGATGTTAAAGGTTGCCGATAACTCAGGCGCAAAAAGAATAATGTGTATTAAGGTTTTAGGCGGTACAAGAAAAAGATATGCTCGCGTTGGAGATATTATTGTGGCTTCTGTTAAAGAGGCTGACCCAAACGGCAAAGTTAAAAAGGGTGATGTGGTAAAAGCCGTTGTTGTTAGAACAAAAAAAGAGTTTAGACGCCCCGATGGCACATATATAAAGTTTGATGAAAACGCTGCTGTTCTGATTAACAACCAGAAAGAGCCTATAGGCACAAGAATCTTTGGTCCTGTTGTTAGAGAGTTGAGGGCTAAAGAGTTTACAAAGATCATATCACTTGCTCCAGAGGTGCTGTAA
- the rpsQ gene encoding 30S ribosomal protein S17, translated as MSKLIKEGIVVSDKMDKTIVVEVETLVEHPKFHKYIKRRKKFKVHDEKNQAKKGDRVKFIECRPISKDKHFRLLEITEKYIGLGDEQ; from the coding sequence ATGAGTAAGTTGATTAAAGAAGGTATTGTTGTTAGCGATAAGATGGATAAAACCATCGTTGTTGAGGTTGAAACACTGGTTGAGCATCCAAAGTTCCATAAGTATATAAAGAGAAGAAAGAAATTTAAGGTTCACGATGAGAAAAACCAGGCAAAAAAAGGCGATAGGGTAAAGTTTATAGAGTGCAGACCAATATCAAAAGATAAGCACTTTAGGCTGCTTGAAATAACCGAGAAATATATTGGTTTGGGAGATGAGCAATGA
- the rpmC gene encoding 50S ribosomal protein L29: MKAAELRKMSLKELMEEERKLREEIFKLNMRKGLEQMDNPHKIRNLRKDLARVLTVKNEKLKKGEQS, encoded by the coding sequence ATGAAAGCAGCAGAGTTGAGAAAGATGAGTTTGAAGGAATTGATGGAAGAGGAAAGAAAACTTAGAGAGGAGATATTCAAACTCAACATGAGAAAGGGTCTTGAGCAGATGGATAATCCTCACAAAATAAGGAATTTGCGAAAGGACCTTGCGAGGGTTCTCACGGTAAAAAACGAGAAACTCAAGAAGGGTGAGCAGTCATGA
- the rplP gene encoding 50S ribosomal protein L16 — MLMPKRTKYRKYQRNRNGVRGIAKRGTTLAFGDYGLKAVGRGEVTNRQIEAARIAINRVLKHQGKIWIRIFPDFPLTKKPAETRMGKGKGSIEKWVAIVKPGRILYEIGGVSEELARKAFTLAAQKFNIEMKFVKRSEWT; from the coding sequence ATGTTAATGCCAAAAAGAACCAAGTATAGAAAATATCAAAGAAACAGAAATGGCGTAAGAGGGATAGCAAAAAGGGGCACAACGCTTGCCTTCGGCGATTACGGTTTAAAAGCTGTGGGCAGAGGTGAGGTAACAAACAGACAAATCGAGGCAGCAAGGATTGCAATCAACAGGGTGCTTAAACATCAGGGTAAGATCTGGATTAGAATCTTTCCCGATTTTCCTTTAACAAAAAAACCGGCAGAAACCCGAATGGGTAAGGGAAAAGGTTCTATTGAAAAATGGGTTGCCATAGTAAAACCCGGCAGAATCCTTTATGAGATTGGCGGTGTTAGTGAAGAATTAGCAAGAAAAGCGTTTACGCTTGCAGCTCAGAAGTTCAATATCGAAATGAAATTTGTCAAACGGAGTGAATGGACATGA
- the rpsC gene encoding 30S ribosomal protein S3, whose protein sequence is MGQKVNPIGLRLGITKTWTSRWYAERDFKDKFLEDQKIKRAIKKRVYYAGISKIEIERKRNKMTINIYAAMPGIIIGRKGSEVEKLKEFIKQFTNSNVTINVKDVPAPEKDAQLIAENIALQIEKRMPYRRVMKRAAYLALKKGAKGIKIQVSGKLGGAEMARTEWIKEGRVPLSTLRADIDYGFAESLTQAGVIGIKVWVFNGMVSP, encoded by the coding sequence TTGGGTCAGAAGGTCAACCCTATTGGTTTAAGGCTTGGTATAACGAAGACCTGGACTTCTCGTTGGTATGCTGAGCGTGATTTTAAAGATAAGTTTTTAGAGGATCAAAAGATAAAAAGGGCAATAAAGAAGAGGGTTTACTACGCCGGTATTTCAAAAATCGAAATAGAGAGAAAGAGAAATAAGATGACCATAAATATCTATGCTGCAATGCCCGGCATCATTATTGGTAGAAAAGGTTCTGAGGTTGAAAAACTCAAAGAGTTCATAAAGCAGTTTACAAACTCCAATGTTACAATCAATGTAAAGGATGTGCCTGCTCCAGAAAAGGATGCCCAGCTCATAGCAGAGAATATAGCCCTGCAGATTGAAAAAAGGATGCCCTACAGAAGGGTAATGAAAAGAGCAGCCTACCTTGCCTTGAAAAAAGGCGCAAAAGGTATTAAAATACAGGTTTCTGGAAAGCTTGGCGGTGCCGAAATGGCACGAACCGAGTGGATAAAAGAAGGTAGGGTGCCTTTGAGCACACTAAGGGCTGACATCGATTACGGTTTTGCTGAAAGCTTAACTCAGGCTGGTGTTATTGGTATAAAGGTCTGGGTTTTTAATGGAATGGTATCACCATAA
- the rplV gene encoding 50S ribosomal protein L22: MEARAFLRSAKISPIKVRAVIGLIKGKSVDEALVLLKYSKRKAAFILKKLIESAVANALEQGMDIDGFRVINVIANDGIRMKRYRARAMGRAGRIIKRTSNITVIIGK, translated from the coding sequence ATGGAAGCAAGGGCATTTTTAAGAAGCGCTAAAATATCACCGATTAAAGTCAGGGCTGTTATAGGTTTAATCAAAGGAAAAAGTGTTGATGAGGCACTGGTGCTGTTGAAATACTCAAAGAGAAAGGCAGCATTTATACTTAAGAAGTTGATTGAGTCTGCCGTTGCTAATGCACTTGAGCAGGGTATGGATATCGATGGTTTCAGAGTAATCAATGTTATTGCAAACGATGGCATAAGGATGAAGAGATACAGGGCAAGAGCTATGGGTCGAGCAGGCAGAATTATTAAACGAACAAGTAATATAACCGTGATTATAGGTAAGTAG